In a genomic window of Periophthalmus magnuspinnatus isolate fPerMag1 chromosome 3, fPerMag1.2.pri, whole genome shotgun sequence:
- the abcb10 gene encoding ATP-binding cassette sub-family B member 10, mitochondrial: MRFLIRWTNGVCLSKLKVGSSSRRLWLDHRLKLSTTFGRKGLLSFAWSQHRGPPVLCLHRTAPHTPVAFTRSFAQYESEKSEEKPDPAKSIVPLEDVRRILKLAYPERWKLAAAVGFLSISSAVTMSAPFFLGKVIDTIYSTGSDTETMAASLTSLCLMLTGVFLCGGAANAARVYLMQTSGQQIVRNLRDSVFSSILRQEVAFFDRNRTGELINRLSADTTVVGRSITDNMSDGLRAVAQAAAGVSMMFYVSPSLASFVLLIVPPVAVLAVIYGRYLRSISKKTQDALAQATQLAEERIGNIRTVRAFGKELSEVVTYSQRTDSVLSLAKKEAMLRAGFFGVTGLSGNIMILSVLYKGGLLMASQHMTVGELSSFLMYTFWVGISVAGLSTFYSELMKGFGAGARLWQLLDRTPELPLNEGLVLDDHKLKGLLEFSNITFAYPTRKEAPIFQNLSLLVPAGSVMAVVGPSGSGKSTLVSLLLRLYDPDTGFITLDGHDIRDLNPYWLRSNIGTVSQEPVLFSCSIRDNITYGAPEPSAVTTEEIYQVARAANAFDFIQAFPNGFDTIVGEKGVLLSGGQKQRIAIARALLKNPKILLLDEATSALDAENEFLVQEALERLMEGRTVLIIAHRLSTIQNANAVAVLDQQRIAEVGQHRELLSNREGLYRRLMEKQAFLQEEQKRALS, from the exons ATGCGATTTTTAATTCGATGGACCAATGGAGTGTGTTTGTCAAAGCTGAAAGTGGGCAGCTCCTCCAGACGGTTATGGCTTGACCACCGCCTAAAGCTCTCCACGACCTTTGGCAGAAAAGGATTGTTGTCCTTCGCCTGGAGCCAACACAGAGGTCCCCCAGTCCTCTGTTTACACAGGACTGCCCCCCACACACCTGTTGCCTTTACCAGATCTTTTGCACAATATGAATCGGAGAAGTCTGAAGAAAAACCTGATCCAGCAAAATCAATTGTTCCATTGGAAGATGTCAGAAGAATTTTAAAACTTGCCTATCCAGAGAGATGGAAACTTGCAG ctgCTGTAGGGTTCTTGTCCATCTCCAGTGCAGTCACCATGTCGGCTCCCTTTTTCCTGGGTAAAGTCATTGACACTATTTACTCCACTggctcagacacagagacaatgGCAGCATCGCTCACATCCCTGTGTCTCATGCTCACCGGTGTGTTTCTCTGTGGTGGAGCCGCTAATGCTGCCCGTGTGTACCTCATGCAAACTTCTG GTCAACAGATTGTACGTAATCTCCGCGACTCAGTCTTCTCCTCCATTCTGAGGCAGGAAGTGGCCTTTTTCGACAGGAATAGGACTGGGGAACTTATCAACCGCCTCTCCGCTGACACCACTGTGGTTGGTCGCTCAATCACGGACAATATGTCTGACGGTTTGAGGGCAGTTGCTCAAGCAGCTGCAGGTGTCAGTATGATG TTCTATGTGTCTCCCAGTCTCGCAAGCTTTGTACTGCTGATCGTCCCTCCGGTGGCAGTCCTTGCAGTCATTTATGGCAGATATCTTCGGTCAATCTCCAAAAAAACACAGGATGCACTTGCCCAGGCAACACAG tTGGCAGAGGAGAGAATCGGCAACATCCGAACAGTTCGAGCATTTGGTAAAGAGCTTTCGGAGGTCGTCACATACTCCCAAAGAACGGACAGTGTCCTCAGTTTGGCTAAGAAGGAGGCAATGCTCAGAGCTGGCTTCTTTGGCGTG actGGCCTCAGTGGAAACATCATGATCCTATCCGTGCTTTATAAAGGAGGACTTTTGATGGCCAGCCAACACATGACAGTGGGGGaactctcctctttcctcatgTACACGTTCTGGGTCGGCATTAGTGTTGCAG GCCTCAGCACTTTCTACTCTGAACTGATGAAGGGTTTTGGAGCAGGTGCAAGACTGTGGCAACTGCTGGACAGGACCCCGGAACTTCCTTTAAACG AAGGCCTGGTCCTGGATGATCATAAGCTGAAAGGGCTTCTGGAGTTTTCGAATATCACTTTTGCCTATCCCACGCGAAAGGAAGCCCCGATCTTCCAGAACCTCAGTCTGCTGGTGCCCGCAGGTTCTGTCATGGCTGTTGTGGGTCCGAGTGGTTCAGGAAAATCCACTTTGGTCTCACTCCTCCTCAGACTATATGATCCTGATACTG GCTTTATTACACTAGATGGCCATGACATCAGAGATCTCAACCCTTACTGGCTCCGGAGTAACATAGGAACAGTAAGCCAG GAGCctgtgttgttttcttgttcGATCAGAGACAATATAACATATGGTGCTCCAGAGCCAAGCGCTGTAACAACAGAAGAGATCTATCAAGTGGCCAGAGCTGCAAATGCATTTGATTTCATTCAGGCCTTTCCAAATGGCTTTGACACAATAGTGGGAGAGAAAGGAGTATTGCTGTCAG GTGGACAGAAGCAGAGGATAGCTATAGCCCGAGCACTGCTTAAG AATCCCAAGATCTTGCTCTTAGATGAAGCTACAAG TGCTTTAGATGCAGAAAATGAGTTCTTAGTTCAAGAGGCCTTGGAGCGTTTGATGGAAG GAAGAACTGTCTTGATTATTGCACACCGCCTCTCCACTATCCAAAATGCTAATGCTGTAGCTGTTCTGGACCAGCAGCGGATTGCAGAGGTCGGCCAGCACAGAGAGCTGCTCAGTAACAGAGAGGGACTGTACAGGAGACTGATGGAAAAGCAAGCATTTCTACAAGAAGAGCAGAAACGAGCCCTGAGTTAA